In the genome of Carnobacterium pleistocenium FTR1, one region contains:
- the truB gene encoding tRNA pseudouridine(55) synthase TruB: MEGILPLWKERGMTSHDCVFKLRKILKTKKIGHTGTLDPDVDGVLPICVGKATKVVEYMMETGKGYIGEITLGYSTTTEDRSGEIVEQVEVQEIPTLIAIDAAMKNMEGKITQIPPMYSAVKVNGKKLYEYARAGETVERPERIADIKQFKRTSDIVIDKETGTVSWKFEVACGKGTYVRTLAVDLGKKLGYPAHMSDLTRILSGTFKASDCLTLAQVAEKMEQEEIEEALFPLEFGLKELASFAIDEPLWNKVKDGAVLPIDTIPADLPMPVVFTYLQKAVSIYAVHPQKADYLKPIKVLRNNL; encoded by the coding sequence ATGGAAGGTATTCTCCCTTTATGGAAAGAACGTGGCATGACTAGCCATGATTGTGTATTTAAACTTAGAAAAATATTAAAAACAAAAAAAATTGGACATACAGGTACTTTGGATCCAGATGTCGACGGTGTATTGCCTATTTGTGTTGGAAAAGCTACAAAAGTTGTGGAATATATGATGGAAACAGGTAAAGGTTACATAGGCGAAATTACACTTGGCTATTCAACAACCACAGAGGACCGCAGCGGTGAAATCGTTGAGCAAGTCGAAGTGCAAGAAATACCAACACTAATTGCTATTGATGCGGCTATGAAAAACATGGAAGGAAAAATCACTCAAATTCCACCAATGTACTCAGCTGTAAAAGTAAATGGAAAAAAATTATATGAGTATGCTAGAGCTGGCGAAACTGTTGAACGACCAGAACGAATTGCAGATATAAAGCAATTTAAACGAACATCAGATATAGTTATCGATAAAGAAACCGGAACCGTTTCTTGGAAATTTGAGGTAGCTTGTGGAAAAGGGACTTATGTTCGCACATTAGCTGTAGATTTAGGTAAAAAACTTGGGTATCCAGCTCATATGTCTGATTTAACACGTATACTTAGCGGAACGTTTAAAGCGAGTGACTGTTTAACGTTAGCCCAAGTTGCTGAAAAAATGGAACAAGAAGAAATCGAAGAAGCTTTATTTCCTTTAGAATTTGGTTTGAAAGAGTTGGCTTCATTCGCTATTGATGAACCTTTATGGAACAAAGTTAAAGACGGTGCGGTGTTGCCAATTGATACCATTCCAGCTGATTTACCTATGCCAGTAGTCTTTACTTATTTGCAAAAAGCAGTTAGTATTTATGCTGTTCACCCGCAAAAAGCAGATTATTTAAAGCCAATCAAAGTGTTACGGAATAATTTATAG
- a CDS encoding DUF421 domain-containing protein — protein sequence MSDFLITIQTEIGIPKLLFDSWTPIIRIIFSTIITFILLMASLRIFGNRSVSNMSIQDMITSFTIGSTISSTMILKDVTIVNGFSAIIVLLFLQFFVSKIISKWSFFSKFINPPPKVLFLEGDFLESSMKKVE from the coding sequence ATGTCGGATTTTTTGATAACTATCCAAACAGAAATAGGAATACCAAAACTTTTATTTGATAGTTGGACACCAATTATTAGAATCATTTTTTCAACAATTATAACTTTCATATTGTTAATGGCCAGCTTAAGGATTTTTGGAAATAGAAGTGTCTCAAACATGAGTATTCAGGATATGATCACTTCGTTTACGATAGGATCAACCATATCATCTACTATGATTTTAAAAGACGTGACTATAGTGAATGGATTTTCAGCTATTATAGTACTTTTATTCTTGCAATTTTTCGTTTCAAAAATCATTAGTAAATGGTCTTTTTTTTCAAAATTTATCAACCCGCCTCCAAAAGTTTTATTTTTAGAAGGTGATTTCTTAGAAAGTAGCATGAAAAAAGTCGAGTAA
- a CDS encoding LysM peptidoglycan-binding domain-containing protein produces the protein MRFRIGLASLLLTLMLLFSLTFALPVTAASSQYITKGNTTSKIVALTFDDGSDGKNIPKILQILNTNKIKATFFVTGKAAENHPQLIKNIADQGHQFGNHSYSHPDFTKISAAQIKTELDKGEAVIKKISGKTTKPYFRAPFGSMNATSLLTVGNLGYTKTIGWTIDTVDWKGVSSSAITSKVVNNATPGMIVLMHAGEGATGTPGALQNMINQLKAKGYSFVTIGQMLSTSTQTATSGQHIVKSGETLTKIASLYGVTVQQLATANKLTNINVIRVGQLLIIPTTNYTVKAGDTLTKIAKSYNVTVQQLVSANKLTNPNILKIGQILKIPAKTGTTVPKPVPTTVNYTVKSGDTLYSIAKRYGVTVQSIVTVNKLASANIIKVGQVLKIPTI, from the coding sequence ATGCGGTTTAGAATTGGATTGGCTAGTCTTCTACTGACACTCATGCTCTTATTCAGTTTAACTTTCGCTTTACCGGTCACTGCTGCCAGCTCTCAATATATAACTAAAGGGAATACAACATCTAAAATAGTCGCTCTTACGTTTGATGATGGTTCAGATGGTAAAAATATTCCTAAAATTCTACAGATCTTAAACACGAATAAAATCAAAGCTACTTTTTTCGTTACTGGTAAAGCAGCAGAAAATCATCCGCAATTAATCAAAAATATTGCTGACCAAGGTCATCAATTTGGCAATCACTCATATTCTCATCCTGATTTTACTAAAATAAGTGCAGCTCAGATCAAAACGGAATTAGATAAAGGGGAAGCTGTTATTAAAAAGATTAGTGGAAAGACTACTAAACCCTATTTTCGTGCACCTTTTGGCTCAATGAATGCAACTTCATTGTTAACAGTTGGTAATTTAGGCTATACAAAAACGATTGGTTGGACAATTGATACAGTCGATTGGAAAGGGGTCTCTTCTAGCGCAATCACGAGTAAAGTTGTAAATAACGCAACTCCAGGAATGATTGTTTTGATGCATGCAGGAGAAGGTGCTACAGGTACCCCAGGAGCACTCCAAAATATGATCAACCAATTGAAGGCTAAAGGATACAGCTTCGTTACAATCGGGCAAATGTTGTCTACTAGCACACAAACAGCTACTAGCGGTCAACACATTGTTAAATCCGGTGAGACTTTAACTAAAATTGCCAGTCTTTACGGAGTAACTGTTCAACAATTGGCAACAGCTAATAAATTAACCAATATAAACGTGATTCGTGTCGGCCAACTTCTTATTATTCCGACTACTAACTATACCGTCAAAGCAGGTGATACCTTAACCAAGATTGCTAAGTCATATAACGTAACCGTTCAACAGTTAGTGTCGGCCAATAAATTGACCAATCCTAATATCCTAAAAATCGGCCAAATCCTAAAGATTCCTGCTAAAACAGGAACGACTGTTCCCAAACCGGTACCAACCACCGTTAATTACACGGTTAAGTCTGGTGATACTCTTTACAGTATTGCTAAAAGATATGGTGTGACCGTTCAATCGATCGTCACAGTAAACAAATTGGCTAGTGCAAATATAATAAAAGTTGGTCAAGTTTTAAAAATCCCCACAATTTGA
- the rbfA gene encoding 30S ribosome-binding factor RbfA, whose protein sequence is MANHRIGRVSQEIQREVNDILKKRVKDPRVADVNITDVRVTGDLQQATVFYSILSDKASDREKTQLGLDKASGLVRSELGKRLTLYKTPEISFERDESVEYGNRIDELLRNLNKD, encoded by the coding sequence ATGGCAAATCACAGAATTGGACGTGTTTCACAAGAAATTCAAAGAGAAGTAAATGATATCTTGAAGAAACGTGTGAAAGATCCCCGAGTTGCTGATGTAAATATAACCGACGTACGTGTAACCGGTGATCTTCAACAAGCAACTGTTTTCTACAGTATTTTATCTGATAAAGCTAGTGACCGTGAAAAAACGCAATTAGGATTAGATAAAGCTTCTGGCTTAGTTAGAAGTGAATTAGGCAAGCGTTTGACGCTTTATAAAACACCAGAAATAAGTTTTGAACGTGATGAATCTGTTGAATATGGAAATCGTATTGATGAATTGTTGCGTAATTTAAATAAAGACTAA
- the infB gene encoding translation initiation factor IF-2 — translation MAKKRVYEYAKELDVPTKSVIDKAKQLGIDYNSHMSSMEDKQVEQLNSFFVSDKKSSVAPSKSVQEKSTGTSNIKNQKGGNPITNQKNQSNQPSRPAAKENQTSTNKPTTTNNKPAATNKPAATSRPAATNKPAATNKPATNAPAAQTGATGQTPQRAAQGVNKSKRSGNRPFNRGSVGTHGGFNKRKRKGKKGETKPVAPPVARKFRELPEILVYTDGMTVADISKKIYREPAEIIKKLFMLGVAATLNQSLGKEAIELLAEEYGIKTEEKVQVDVSDLTAYFDQEVVEENLMARPPVVTIMGHVDHGKTTLLDTLRNTKVTQGEAGGITQHIGAYQVNVDGKIITFLDTPGHAAFTTMRARGADVTDITIIVVAADDGVMPQTVEAINHAKAAEVPIIVAVNKVDKPDANPERVMQELTEYGLVPEKWGGDTIFVEISALLGQNLEELLEMILLVAEVEDLKADTKRLAIGTVIEARLDKSKGPIATLLVQGGTLNVGDPIVVGNTYGRVRVMVNEKGRRVKHAGPSAPVEITGLNTAPQAGDQFVVFEDEKTARAAGETREKKAMAEQRSVTNRVTIDNLFSSLQEGELKEVNVIIKADVQGSAEALASSLQKIDVEGVRVKMIHTAVGAINESDVTLAAASNAIIIGFNVRPTPQARVQADQEQVDIRLHRIIYNAIDEIETAMKGLLDPEYEEKITGQVVVRETFTVSKVGTIAGGFVTDGTIKRSSGIRLVRDNIVIFEGELASLKRFKDDAKEVKKGFECGFMIKDYNEVKVDDVIEAYEMVEIKRK, via the coding sequence ATGGCTAAAAAACGTGTATATGAATATGCCAAAGAATTAGATGTACCAACTAAAAGTGTTATTGATAAAGCAAAACAACTTGGCATTGACTACAACAGTCACATGTCTTCAATGGAAGATAAACAAGTTGAACAGCTAAATAGCTTTTTTGTTTCAGATAAGAAAAGTAGTGTAGCTCCTAGTAAGAGTGTCCAAGAAAAATCAACAGGTACTTCAAATATAAAAAATCAAAAAGGTGGTAATCCTATAACGAATCAGAAGAATCAATCCAATCAACCAAGCCGTCCAGCGGCGAAAGAAAATCAAACTAGTACAAATAAACCAACAACAACTAATAACAAACCAGCAGCAACAAACAAACCAGCTGCAACAAGCAGACCAGCAGCAACAAACAAACCAGCTGCAACAAACAAACCAGCAACAAATGCTCCAGCTGCTCAAACAGGGGCAACTGGTCAAACACCACAACGCGCCGCACAAGGGGTCAATAAGAGTAAACGCTCAGGTAACAGACCTTTCAATCGTGGAAGCGTAGGAACGCATGGTGGATTTAATAAACGTAAGAGAAAAGGTAAGAAAGGTGAAACTAAACCTGTTGCACCTCCTGTAGCTCGTAAATTTAGAGAGTTGCCAGAAATACTTGTTTATACAGATGGTATGACTGTAGCAGATATTTCTAAAAAGATTTACCGTGAACCTGCTGAAATCATCAAAAAACTATTCATGCTAGGTGTTGCAGCAACTTTAAATCAAAGTCTAGGTAAAGAAGCTATTGAATTGCTAGCTGAAGAATATGGCATTAAAACAGAAGAAAAAGTTCAAGTAGACGTTTCTGATTTAACTGCTTATTTTGATCAAGAAGTTGTTGAAGAAAATCTTATGGCTCGTCCACCAGTCGTAACAATCATGGGACACGTTGACCATGGTAAAACAACATTGTTAGACACCCTTAGAAATACGAAAGTAACGCAAGGCGAAGCCGGCGGAATCACACAACATATTGGTGCTTATCAAGTCAATGTTGATGGAAAAATCATTACTTTCTTGGATACACCAGGTCATGCTGCGTTTACAACAATGCGTGCTCGTGGAGCAGATGTAACGGATATCACAATTATCGTTGTAGCTGCAGATGATGGCGTTATGCCGCAAACAGTTGAAGCTATCAATCATGCTAAAGCCGCAGAAGTTCCAATTATCGTAGCGGTCAACAAAGTTGATAAACCGGATGCAAATCCTGAACGCGTAATGCAAGAATTAACTGAATATGGTTTAGTTCCAGAAAAATGGGGCGGAGACACTATATTCGTTGAAATCTCAGCATTATTAGGACAAAACTTAGAAGAATTACTAGAAATGATTTTACTTGTTGCTGAAGTTGAAGATTTAAAAGCAGATACTAAACGCTTAGCAATCGGTACAGTTATTGAAGCAAGATTAGATAAATCAAAAGGTCCAATTGCAACCTTGCTTGTTCAAGGGGGAACATTGAACGTAGGAGATCCAATCGTAGTCGGAAATACTTACGGACGTGTTCGTGTAATGGTAAACGAAAAAGGTCGTCGCGTAAAACATGCTGGACCTTCTGCTCCAGTTGAAATCACAGGATTGAATACTGCTCCTCAAGCAGGAGATCAGTTTGTTGTCTTTGAAGATGAAAAAACTGCTCGTGCAGCAGGAGAAACACGTGAGAAGAAAGCAATGGCTGAGCAACGTTCAGTAACGAATCGTGTAACGATCGACAATTTATTCTCTAGCTTGCAAGAAGGAGAACTAAAAGAAGTCAATGTTATTATAAAAGCAGATGTACAAGGTTCTGCAGAAGCATTAGCTTCAAGTTTACAAAAAATTGATGTAGAAGGCGTACGTGTGAAAATGATTCACACTGCAGTCGGAGCAATTAATGAAAGTGACGTTACTTTAGCAGCTGCAAGTAATGCTATCATTATTGGTTTTAATGTTCGTCCAACTCCACAAGCTAGAGTTCAAGCTGATCAAGAACAAGTTGATATTCGTTTGCACCGTATCATATACAATGCAATTGATGAAATTGAAACAGCTATGAAAGGTCTATTAGACCCTGAATACGAAGAAAAAATAACCGGACAAGTTGTTGTTCGTGAAACATTTACAGTATCTAAAGTTGGTACGATTGCTGGTGGATTTGTTACAGATGGTACTATCAAACGTAGCAGCGGTATCCGCTTAGTTCGTGATAATATCGTAATCTTCGAAGGCGAATTGGCAAGTTTGAAACGCTTTAAAGATGACGCTAAAGAAGTGAAAAAAGGTTTTGAATGTGGCTTTATGATCAAAGATTACAACGAAGTTAAAGTGGATGATGTTATTGAAGCTTATGAAATGGTTGAAATTAAACGTAAGTAA
- a CDS encoding L7Ae/L30e/S12e/Gadd45 family ribosomal protein, producing MIEEQKVLNLLGMAIRAGKLTTGEDLSLKEIRNLSAKVVIVATDASENTKKKISDKCNYYHIPFIIHFTRSELSQAIGKERTICTITDNGFGKKFRELLSI from the coding sequence ATGATAGAAGAACAAAAGGTATTAAATCTTTTAGGCATGGCAATTAGAGCTGGAAAGCTTACAACTGGAGAAGATTTAAGTCTAAAAGAAATTAGAAATTTGTCTGCAAAAGTTGTTATTGTAGCAACTGATGCAAGTGAAAATACTAAGAAAAAAATCTCGGATAAATGCAATTATTATCATATTCCTTTTATAATTCACTTTACGAGAAGTGAGTTAAGCCAAGCAATAGGAAAAGAACGAACAATTTGTACCATCACGGATAATGGCTTTGGAAAAAAATTCCGAGAATTATTATCAATTTAA
- the rnpM gene encoding RNase P modulator RnpM gives MPKRKIPMRKCIVSNEMKPKKEMIRIVINKENHVSIDPSGKLPGRGAYVSIEPDIVQSAWDKHVLDKVLGTALSDVFYQELLDYVTHQKARMSL, from the coding sequence ATGCCAAAACGTAAAATTCCTATGCGAAAATGCATCGTTTCTAATGAAATGAAGCCTAAAAAAGAGATGATTCGAATTGTTATCAATAAAGAAAATCATGTATCTATCGATCCAAGTGGAAAATTGCCTGGGCGAGGAGCTTATGTCTCGATTGAACCTGATATCGTACAATCTGCATGGGACAAACATGTGCTTGATAAAGTATTAGGTACAGCTCTAAGTGATGTTTTTTACCAAGAATTATTGGATTATGTTACGCATCAAAAAGCTAGGATGAGTTTATGA
- the nusA gene encoding transcription termination factor NusA, translated as MSKEMLNALDALEQEKGISKEFVVEALEIALISAYKKNYDQAQNVEVEFDLKKGNIHVYSVKEVADVVYDSRLEVSIAEALELNKAYELGDKIRFEVTPKDFGRIAAQTAKQVIMQRVREAERNIIYNEFIAYENDIMQGIVERQDHRYIYVNLGKIEAVLSKQEQIPNEVYKPHDRIKVYVTKVENTSKGPQIFVSRSHPDLLKRLFEQEVPEIYDGVVEIVSIAREAGDRAKVAVRSRDEHIDPVGTCVGPKGQRVQAIVNELKGENMDIVEWNADPATYIGNALNPAQVVSVTFNEAAGSCLVVVPDYQLSLAIGKRGQNARLAAKLTGYKIDIKSETDMAAINMAKEEVGLEKDVEYAEVIEAIDSQEQEMNEEEIIESVEDLDTQFDEISIDADVEEGNLDAEATEELIELAEERDNLED; from the coding sequence ATGAGCAAAGAAATGTTAAATGCTCTTGATGCTTTAGAACAAGAAAAAGGAATTTCTAAGGAATTCGTTGTTGAAGCATTAGAAATTGCTTTAATTTCAGCTTACAAAAAAAATTATGATCAAGCACAAAACGTTGAGGTTGAATTTGATTTAAAAAAAGGGAATATTCATGTTTATTCTGTTAAAGAAGTTGCAGATGTCGTTTATGATTCTCGTTTGGAAGTAAGCATTGCAGAAGCTTTGGAATTAAATAAAGCCTATGAGTTAGGCGATAAAATTCGTTTTGAAGTAACACCAAAAGACTTCGGGAGAATTGCTGCTCAAACAGCTAAACAAGTAATCATGCAACGTGTACGAGAAGCTGAAAGAAATATTATCTACAATGAGTTCATTGCTTATGAAAATGACATCATGCAAGGTATTGTTGAAAGACAAGATCACCGTTATATTTATGTTAATTTAGGGAAAATCGAAGCTGTCTTATCTAAACAAGAACAAATACCTAATGAAGTTTACAAACCTCATGATCGTATAAAAGTTTACGTAACAAAAGTTGAAAATACGTCAAAAGGACCACAGATTTTCGTTAGTCGTAGTCATCCTGATTTATTGAAACGTCTATTTGAACAAGAAGTTCCTGAAATTTATGATGGAGTTGTCGAAATCGTTTCGATTGCTAGAGAAGCTGGAGATCGTGCTAAAGTAGCTGTTCGTTCTAGAGATGAACACATTGATCCAGTTGGTACATGTGTTGGGCCTAAAGGACAACGTGTACAGGCTATTGTGAATGAGCTAAAAGGCGAAAACATGGACATAGTAGAGTGGAATGCTGATCCTGCAACTTATATTGGAAATGCGTTAAATCCTGCTCAAGTCGTCAGTGTAACGTTTAACGAAGCTGCCGGAAGCTGTTTGGTAGTAGTACCAGATTACCAGCTGTCTCTTGCTATTGGTAAACGAGGTCAAAATGCTCGATTAGCGGCTAAACTAACAGGATACAAAATCGATATTAAATCTGAAACTGATATGGCAGCTATAAATATGGCTAAAGAAGAAGTTGGATTAGAAAAAGATGTTGAGTATGCTGAAGTCATTGAAGCTATTGATAGTCAAGAACAAGAAATGAATGAAGAAGAAATCATTGAATCTGTTGAAGATCTAGATACTCAATTTGACGAAATCTCAATCGATGCTGACGTTGAAGAAGGAAATTTAGATGCTGAAGCAACTGAAGAATTGATTGAATTAGCTGAAGAACGAGATAACCTGGAAGACTAA
- the rimP gene encoding ribosome maturation factor RimP → MSNVIEAVTEIVQPIVERNQFELADIEFIKEGKNWFLRVYIDKPEGIDLEDCALVSEQISERMDGISPDPIPQAYFLEVSSPGAERPLKKEEDYINAVGEYIHVSLYEPIDDEKTYEGILKEVNDETLTLTIRVKTRVKDIEINRKIVAKARRAIQF, encoded by the coding sequence TTGAGTAATGTTATAGAAGCAGTAACTGAAATCGTGCAACCTATTGTTGAAAGAAATCAGTTTGAATTAGCAGATATAGAATTTATCAAAGAAGGCAAGAATTGGTTCTTACGCGTTTATATTGACAAACCTGAAGGAATTGATTTAGAAGATTGCGCATTAGTTAGCGAACAAATAAGTGAACGAATGGATGGAATTAGCCCAGATCCTATACCGCAAGCATACTTTTTGGAGGTTTCATCACCTGGAGCTGAAAGACCACTAAAAAAAGAAGAAGATTATATAAACGCAGTTGGAGAATACATTCATGTCTCTTTATATGAACCAATAGATGATGAAAAAACATATGAAGGCATACTAAAAGAAGTGAATGATGAAACGTTGACGTTGACTATTCGCGTTAAAACGAGAGTAAAAGATATCGAAATAAACCGAAAAATTGTTGCAAAGGCTAGAAGAGCCATTCAATTTTAA